The following are encoded together in the Sulfoacidibacillus ferrooxidans genome:
- the tuf gene encoding elongation factor Tu yields MGKAKFERNKPHVNIGTIGHVDHGKTTLTAAITTVLSLNGQAQAMSYASIDKAPEERERGITINTAHVEYETENRHYAHVDCPGHADYVKNMITGAAQMDGAILVVSASDGPMPQTREHILLARQVGVPHIVVFMNKCDMVDDEELLELVELEIRDLLTEYEFPGDDTPIIRGSALKALEDPKGDWAGKITELMEAVDSFIPTPVRDTDKPFLMPVEDVFTITGRGTVATGRVERGQLKVGDEVEIVGLSEAPRKTIATGIEMFRKLLDFAQAGDNIGALLRGVDRKDIERGQVICKPGSIKPHTSFDASVYVLKKEEGGRHTPFFNNYRPQFYFRTTDVTGIITLPEGVEMVMPGDNVTLKVELIAPIAIEDGTRFAIREGGRTVGAGVVVGITK; encoded by the coding sequence TTGGGAAAGGCAAAATTTGAACGCAACAAACCGCACGTAAACATTGGTACCATTGGTCACGTTGACCACGGCAAGACGACTTTAACAGCTGCTATCACCACAGTTCTATCGCTAAATGGTCAAGCGCAAGCCATGTCGTATGCTTCGATTGACAAGGCTCCAGAAGAGCGTGAGCGCGGTATTACAATCAATACAGCTCATGTTGAGTATGAGACAGAAAATCGCCATTATGCTCACGTTGACTGCCCTGGTCATGCTGACTATGTTAAAAACATGATTACAGGTGCTGCACAGATGGACGGAGCTATCCTTGTTGTATCTGCATCAGATGGTCCAATGCCACAAACACGTGAGCACATTTTGCTTGCACGTCAAGTAGGTGTACCGCATATTGTCGTATTTATGAACAAATGCGATATGGTTGATGACGAAGAGTTGCTAGAGCTCGTTGAGTTAGAAATTCGCGATCTTCTAACTGAATATGAATTCCCTGGTGATGACACGCCTATTATTCGCGGATCTGCTTTAAAAGCTTTAGAAGATCCTAAAGGTGATTGGGCTGGAAAAATTACTGAGTTAATGGAAGCTGTAGATAGCTTTATTCCTACGCCAGTTCGCGATACAGATAAGCCTTTCTTGATGCCTGTTGAAGACGTCTTTACGATTACAGGTCGTGGCACTGTTGCGACAGGTCGTGTGGAACGTGGACAATTAAAAGTAGGCGACGAAGTAGAGATCGTCGGTTTGTCAGAAGCACCACGTAAAACGATTGCAACTGGTATTGAAATGTTCCGTAAGTTACTTGACTTTGCACAAGCAGGCGACAATATTGGTGCATTATTGCGCGGTGTTGATCGGAAAGATATTGAGCGTGGTCAAGTTATTTGTAAGCCTGGTTCGATTAAACCGCATACCTCTTTTGACGCATCAGTATATGTGTTGAAAAAAGAAGAGGGCGGTCGTCATACACCTTTCTTCAATAATTATCGTCCACAGTTTTATTTTCGTACCACTGATGTAACTGGCATTATTACACTTCCAGAAGGCGTGGAAATGGTTATGCCTGGCGATAACGTTACTCTTAAAGTGGAACTGATCGCACCGATTGCTATCGAAGATGGTACGCGGTTTGCTATCCGTGAAGGTGGACGTACAGTTGGCGCAGGTGTTGTTGTAGGTATTACGAAGTAA
- the lepB gene encoding signal peptidase I, which produces MSEPSGVTGGASRPDDKNQKSGWSNLWDWIKAILVAVVIAFLIHHFLFAQFQVDGLSMYPTLHNNERLLVDKIPYYFGPPKPGDIIVFRSPFGDDWVKRVIGIPGETLKIYDGQLYIDGKIIKEPFINGPMNPYKNFGPITVPPGDLFVMGDNRNISEDSRVIGPIPISSVIGRVDFVFWPLSHFKFIGPTQEHYLPQSP; this is translated from the coding sequence ATGAGCGAACCATCAGGCGTTACGGGTGGAGCATCTAGACCTGACGATAAGAACCAGAAATCTGGGTGGAGTAATTTATGGGATTGGATTAAGGCGATTCTTGTTGCTGTAGTCATTGCGTTTCTAATTCATCATTTCTTGTTTGCACAATTTCAAGTTGATGGGTTATCCATGTATCCTACATTGCATAACAACGAGCGATTGCTTGTAGATAAGATTCCATATTATTTTGGACCCCCTAAACCTGGAGACATTATCGTTTTTCGTTCTCCTTTTGGAGATGACTGGGTTAAACGGGTGATTGGAATACCTGGCGAAACACTAAAGATTTATGATGGGCAGTTGTACATTGATGGAAAGATTATAAAAGAACCATTTATTAATGGACCGATGAATCCTTATAAAAATTTTGGTCCTATTACTGTACCTCCAGGCGATTTATTTGTCATGGGTGACAATCGCAACATTAGTGAAGATTCACGTGTGATTGGGCCTATTCCGATCTCATCTGTCATTGGTAGAGTGGATTTTGTTTTCTGGCCACTCAGTCACTTTAAATTTATTGGTCCCACTCAAGAACACTATCTTCCACAATCACCTTGA